The following proteins are encoded in a genomic region of Diadema setosum chromosome 10, eeDiaSeto1, whole genome shotgun sequence:
- the LOC140233867 gene encoding uncharacterized protein yields MMEMDATQALIYSDEESEAEDDTEGNRKVVAILKVLAQKNVSETQHNIYEGSNFIGRHDSNSIHMPYKALSKQHACIEVSGDTHLIYDMESRNRTRRGKMFLKPNVRYELRYTDTLTFGDVKCEYAPSAEEEPVVEDSGSDTDSDLMLQPPDPENPAVGDGKSSQEPTQACVESPKLQFKTPKRLNIGKVFAAESDDDSPQKTLIVDGDDSFIPDTQQSARKKSHMDTVVQESDSDTDVEDTAPFDVSAMAAAPTQAVENMETQAVENMETQAVENLETQAVENMETQTVDDGPTTAKGRRANVAIEDEPTQAVGDVDIENAATLAVGQDEMPTQAYAPDSDSSDTDLEGVRQSLLDAPTQAFGPMDSDEEDEEEKEKGGRGNLSGPTLVLESSVASSDAESSPIKQPKMEAGRNLYEEPTQPCDGVVSDSDSDTDVEGAIENAETQAVLPDGAGLDDMATVPIPADDDNSTDNENGDSTVERDSTALEGTVKVDEGLENMATVPISKDSEDEYDDDTDVEGEGGGKGGGGMDNVTEAATVAIDDMMDTATDDDDEVANKQSEESVSGDEPFKRYAQPEQDPATAAVEEKDALEATQQYGALGVADSKDEDKEDAVHRHGDDTTVDATQPYGDQNEPASPKPQAAAASESDEIEATQVYGADEVEEEEEEEKKKDVQKPKDNEVLDPTLPYGAEDDVAMETEESEVESTQAYGIQGGDTQVADSQEGDTDAAPSSRFLVFETQSPTRSCLKQKQKAEKEPLKGRRVTFEPSSEDSSEEDEIDLRRTRGRTPRSRSDQTSKMKAKPAPSAATQTRKTATVLNSGAETRRRSRSRTNDSEEAADADGGRTKRATGRNSKQPQASPQVTESGRQRGRRSKQNKAEEEIDGELGVTVPDAAPTRKKSFDEENPRPTSRRGSKVKDNQGRKASTGSVSLAEGEVGSETGKGTLGTLTKIGQKLQSLRSGRKKGAAKDEAGISTDAAKSARKTRAAKSSEPVVARGDDEESDDTASLSSTSSSIKDLAEVETGRRSSRRSGAGKGSGTGVDHQDGPQSAKTTRSRRAAKIEEAAEAKASPQDEKRGSRRSGRNEKVETTAKGAVSTRGKSKSKGDDDEELATNKAKQTNIRKGGSAANKLSEETSTTASPSEPVSRSRRSTRGTAQSQEDAMESQEENVRPSRSTKRELEQPKETKDARRQPTTPGNKRKLEQEKVASVSDGQNQSTFAVPKPVTRAVRQKKQQGDGAPHHQEAAAADTSSAETGKRGRRSVTVATASDQQAASSSKATAAGSESTKTTKNPTVPSATANNSKDQRPSRRGKEKLEDDEQKTEQVVNRRSKRAAEDIPTATSAKKAKQATLSPHPSVDPLSSPARTPGSHSSPQTAASPSLRRRTSEVKPKVIFTGVTDASWQKTVTTLGGELVDSVHGCTHLVTDKVRRTVKFLCCVAQGCLIVTPAWLEKSKASKAFVDPQPFLLIDKASEKQHRFTLSASLQKAGQMRLLKGYRVHVTQGVKPEPPHMKDIIKCAGGEYLAKMPTKSTPKAVVISCEADKSLWSAASRAGVPIVSSEFILTGILRQEILLDQFKLS; encoded by the exons ATGATGGAAATGGATGCAACTCAGGCCTTGATCTACTCTGATGAGGAGAGTGAAGCGGAGGATGACACTGAGGGAAATCGCAAAGTG gtggccatcttgaaagTTCTAGCTCAGAAGAATGTGTCAGAGACCCAGCACAACATCTATGAAG GCAGCAACTTTATTGGTCGCCACGACAGTAATTCCATCCACATGCCATACAAA GCTCTATCCAAACAACATGCCTGTATTGAGGTCTCTGGTGACACCCATCTCATCTATGACATGGAGAGCAGGAACAGGACGAGGAGAGGAAAG ATGTTCCTGAAACCCAATGTTCGATACGAGCTACGGTATACTGACACCCTAACGTTTGGTGATGTCAAATGCGAGTATGCTCCATCCGCTGAAGAAGAG CCTGTTGTCGAAGATTCCGGATCGGACACGGATTCAGACTTGATGCTACAGCCTCCGGACCCAGAGAACCCGGCTGTTGGCGATGGAAAGTCCAGCCAAGAA CCGACCCAGGCTTGCGTCGAGTCCCCCAAGCTCCAGTTTAAGACTCCCAAGCGGCTAAACATTGGGAAGGTGTTTGCAGCAGAGTCAGACGACGACTCGCCCCAAAAGACTT TGAtagttgatggtgatgattccTTCATCCCTGACACCCAGCAGTCCGCCAGGAAAAAGAGCC ATATGGATACTGTTGTCCAGGAGTCGGATTCAGACACCGACGTAGAAG ACACGGCACCCTTTGATGTGAGTGCCATGGCTGCTGCACCGACGCAAGCCGTAGAAAACATGGAGACCCAAGCCGTAGAAAACATGGAGACCCAAGCCGTAGAGAACCTGGAGACACAGGCGGTGGAGAACATGGAGACGCAGACCGTCGACGACGGGCCGACGACTGCTAAGGGAAGGAGAGCAAATGTCGCCATTGAGGATGAGCCCACACAGGCCGTCGGTGACGTGGACATCGAAAATGCAGCGACGTTGGCCGTGGGACAAGATGAAATGCCCACGCAGGCTTATGCGCCAGACAGCGATTCCTCGGACACAG ATCTAGAAGGTGTCAGACAGAGTCTGCTTGATGCTCCAACTCAGGCTTTTGGGCCGATGGATTCtgatgaggaggatgaggaggagaaggagaagggagGCAGAG GGAACCTCTCTGGGCCCACCCTTGTCTTGGAGTCATCTGTGGCATCCAGTGATGCAGAAAGCAGCCCAATAaagcag CCCAAGATGGAGGCTGGGCGCAATCTGTACGAAGAGCCCACTCAGCCATGTGACGGTGTGGTCTCCGACTCTGACTCCGACACGGACGTCGAGGGAGCCATCGAAAACGCAGAGACTCAGGCAGTGCTGCCAGATG GTGCTGGCCTAGATGACATGGCTACTGTTCCCATACCAGCAGATGATGACAACTCAACAGACAATGAAAATGGTGACAGCACCGTGGAGAGAGATTCAACTGCCCTGGAAGGTACTGTGAAAGTAGATGAAGGTTTGGAAAATATGGCAACTGTCCCCATATCAAAAGATAGTGAAGATGAATATGATGATGACACTGATGTGGAAGGAGAAGgcggaggaaaaggaggaggaggaatggACAATGTTACAGAAGCAGCGACTGTTGCCATTGATGACATGATGGACACAgcaactgatgatgatgatgaagttgCAAACAAACAGAGTGAAGAGTCCGTTTCAGGGGACGAACCATTCAAGCGTTATGCACAGCCTGAGCAAGACCCTGCTACTGCTGCAGTAGAGGAAAAAGACGCCCTTGAGGCAACCCAGCAGTATGGAGCATTGGGCGTGGCAGACTCCAAGGATGAGGATAAGGAGGATGCGGTCCATCGCCATGGCGATGATACCACCGTTGATGCCACGCAGCCATATGGCGACCAGAACGAACCGGCATCACCTAAACCTCAAGCTGCTGCAGCCTCTGAGTCTGATGAGATTGAAGCAACTCAGGTCTATGGCGCAgatgaggtggaggaggaggaggaggaggagaaaaagaaggatGTGCAGAAACCAAAGGACAATGAGGTGTTAGATCCCACTCTGCCATATGGAGCCGAAGATgatgttgccatggaaacggaGGAAAGCGAAGTTGAGTCAACACAAGCATACGGCATACAAGGCGGCGACACA CAAGTGGCAGACAGCCAAGAAGGTGACACCGATGCTGCTCCATCGTCAAGATTTCTGGTGTTTGAGACCCAGTCTCCGACGAGGTCCTGTCTGAAGCAAAAGCAAAAGGCGGAGAAAGAGCCACTGAAAGGAAGGAGAGTGACATTTGAACCCTCGAGTGAAGACTCCTCTGAAGAAGATGAGATAGACTTGAGGAGGACGAGAGGTAGGACACCCCGATCTCGGTCCGATCAAACCAGCAAGATGAAAGCTAAACCTGCACCAAGTGCGGCAACGCAAACACGCAAAACTGCGACTGTTCTGAATTCTGGTGCAGAGACGAGGAGACGTTCCCGATCAAGGACAAACGATAGCGAAGAGGCTGCCGATGCTGATGGAGGGAGGACCAAGCGAGCAACCGGAAGAAATTCTAAACAGCCACAAGCATCGCCTCAGGTGACTGAGAGTGGAAGACAAAGGGGGAGGCGgtcgaaacaaaacaaagcggAAGAGGAGATAGACGGAGAACTTGGTGTGACTGTGCCTGATGCTGCGCCCACTCGGAAGAAATCCTTTGACGAGGAGAATCCGCGGCCAACATCGCGCCGAGGTTCCAAGGTAAAAGACAATCAAGGGAGGAAGGCATCTACTGGCAGTGTATCGTTAGCTGAGGGGGAAGTGGGAAGTGAGACGGGGAAAGGCACCCTGGGAACTCTGACCAAGATTGGGCAAAAATTGCAGAGTCTGAGATCGGGCCGGAAAAAGGGAGCAGCAAAAGACGAGGCTGGCATATCGACGGATGCTGCTAAAAGTGCCAGGAAGACCAGAGCTGCAAAGAGTTCTGAGCCAGTCGTTGCTAGGGGTGATGATGAGGAAAGCGATGACACAGCATCCCTGTCCTCCACCTCCTCCAGCATCAAGGACCTGGCTGAGGTGGAGACTGGCAGGAGATCCAGCAGGAGAAGTGGAGCAGGAAAAGGGAGTGGGACAGGGGTGGATCATCAGGATGGCCCTCAGTCAGCAAAGACTACTCGATCGAGGAGAGCTGCCAAGATTGAAGAGGCGGCAGAAGCGAAGGCTAGCCCGCAGGATGAGAAGCGAGGATCCCGCAGAAGTGGTAGAAATGAAAAGGTTGAAACTACGGCTAAGGGAGCGGTATCAACAAGAGGGAAGTCAAAGAGCAAAGGTGATGACGATGAGGAGCTGgcaacaaacaaagcaaaacaaacaaatatcagAAAGGGAGGAAGTGCGGCCAACAAACTTAGTGAGGAGACCAGCACCACTGCATCACCAAGTGAGCCTGTGTCAAGGAGTAGGAGGAGCACAAGAGGTACCGCTCAAAGTCAGGAGGATGCCATGGAGAGCCAGGAGGAAAATGTGAGGCCTAGTAGGAGCACTAAGAGGGAATTGGAGCAGCCGAAGGAGACCAAAGATGCCAGGAGGCAACCAACGACGCCAGGAAACAAGCGGAAACTGGAGCAGGAGAAGGTGGCATCGGTGAGTGATGGCCAAAACCAGAGCACATTCGCAGTCCCCAAACCTGTAACAAGAGCTGTCAGACAGAAGAAGCAACAGGGAGATGGTGCTCCTCACCATcaagaagcagcagcagcagataCCAGCTCTGCTGAGACGGGCAAGAGAGGCAGACGCTCGGTTACCGTGGCAACAGCCTCCGATCAGCAGGCGGCGTCTTCGTCAAAGGCGACCGCCGCAGGCAGTGAAAGCACCAAGACAACAAAGAATCCAACAGTGCCTTCTGCGACAGCAAACAATTCCAAAGATCAAAGGCCATCGAGAAGAGGGAAAGAAAAGTTGGAGGATGATGAGCAGAAGACTGAACAAGTG GTCAATAGGCGCTCAAAGAGGGCAGCAGAAGACATTCCCACGGCTACATCAGCCAAGAAAGCCAAACAGGCGACCCTTTCACCACACCCTAGTGTTGACCCCTTGTCAAGTCCCGCCCGGACACCAGGTAGCCACTCCTCGCCCCAGACTGCCGCCAGCCCCTCCCTGAGGAGGCGGACCAGTGAGGTCAAACCGAAGGTCATCTTCACAGGCGTGACGGATGCCTCATGGCAGAAG ACTGTGACAACCCTGGGCGGGGAGCTGGTGGACTCGGTCCACGGCTGCACCCACCTTGTGACGGACAAGGTCCGGCGGACGGTCAAGTTCCTGTGCTGTGTGGCCCAAGGCTGTCTCATTGTCACTCCAGCCTGGCTGGAGAAGTCCAAGGCGTCCAAGGCTTTCGTTG ATCCACAACCATTCCTGCTGATTGACAAGGCCTCTGAGAAGCAGCACCGGTTCACCCTCTCAGCCTCCCTCCAGAAAGCTGGCCAGATGAGGCTGCTGAAGGGATACAGGGTCCATGTGACGCAGGGAGTTAAGCCAGAACCACCCCACATGAAGGATATCATCAAATGTGCCGGTGGAGAG TACCTGGCCAAAATGCCCACCAAGTCTACCCCAAAGGCTGTGGTCATCTCCTGCGAGGCCGACAAGTCCCTCTGGTCAGCCGCCTCCCGGGCGGGCGTCCCCATCGTCTCCTCCGAGTTCATCCTTACGGGCATCCTCCGGCAAGAAATCCTGCTTGATCAGTTCAAGCTCTCGTAG